One genomic segment of Rhizobium gallicum bv. gallicum R602sp includes these proteins:
- the galE gene encoding UDP-glucose 4-epimerase GalE, which yields MSPYIIVTGGAGFIGSHICKTLAGAGFTPVAYDNLSTGHQDAVRWGPLIDADIADVGSLKKALGRFEPVCVIHCAANAYVGESVADPRKYYRNNVSGSLALLEACLDQQVDRIVFSSSCATYGIPAALPIREEMVQLPVNPYGRTKLIFEMALEDYAAAYGLRFVSLRYFNAAGADPQGDLAERHEPETHLIPRALLAAAHRLPCLEVFGNDYETEDGTCVRDYIHVSDLAQAHLAAVDYLASGGETLRVNLGSGHGTSVGEILSAIHRITGHEVPVHYDIRRAGDPPVLFADTARARAVLGFTPQFSDIDTIIRTASPTFGLEVRA from the coding sequence ATGTCTCCCTACATCATCGTCACGGGTGGTGCCGGCTTCATCGGCAGCCACATCTGCAAGACGCTGGCCGGCGCGGGGTTCACGCCGGTCGCATATGACAATCTCTCGACCGGACATCAGGATGCCGTTCGCTGGGGTCCGTTGATCGATGCCGACATCGCCGATGTCGGTTCCCTGAAAAAGGCGCTCGGCCGGTTCGAGCCGGTATGCGTCATCCATTGCGCGGCGAATGCCTATGTCGGCGAGTCGGTCGCAGATCCGCGCAAGTATTATCGCAACAATGTTTCCGGCAGCCTTGCGCTTTTGGAAGCATGCCTGGACCAGCAAGTCGATCGCATCGTCTTTTCGAGCAGTTGCGCGACCTATGGCATTCCGGCGGCATTGCCGATCCGCGAGGAGATGGTTCAGCTGCCGGTCAATCCATACGGACGCACGAAACTGATCTTCGAAATGGCGCTGGAGGATTATGCCGCCGCCTATGGCCTTCGTTTCGTGTCGCTGCGTTATTTCAATGCCGCCGGCGCCGATCCGCAGGGCGATCTTGCCGAGCGTCATGAACCTGAAACGCATCTCATCCCGCGCGCGTTGCTTGCGGCTGCACACCGTCTGCCGTGCCTGGAGGTTTTCGGCAATGACTACGAGACCGAGGATGGCACCTGTGTTCGCGATTACATCCATGTCAGCGATCTCGCGCAGGCCCACCTTGCCGCCGTCGACTACCTTGCAAGCGGCGGTGAAACGCTGCGGGTCAATCTCGGCTCCGGCCATGGCACCTCCGTCGGCGAGATACTGAGCGCCATCCATCGCATCACCGGACACGAGGTTCCCGTACACTACGATATCCGCCGTGCCGGCGACCCGCCGGTGCTTTTTGCCGATACCGCACGGGCGCGGGCGGTTCTCGGCTTCACGCCGCAGTTCTCCGACATCGACACGATCATCCGCACGGCGAGCCCGACCTTCGGTCTGGAGGTGCGCGCATGA
- a CDS encoding glycosyltransferase family 2 protein — MNVAPFVTRQRRATAPRAARQDALEPIFAGWSRAAYWFGVACWLAALAYFWTWWLQPAHVISTPAFIITTATVAWVTLIPAYFIFIFVNAKRMKPSAAVPTGRVAMVVTKVPSEPFEVVRKTLLAMLDQKGVEFDIWLADEDPAEETKRWCARHGIYISTRKGVAAYHGTEWPRRTRCKEGNLAYFYDRYGYDRYDFVAQFDADHVPEPTYLQEVMKPFADPRVGYVSAPSICDANAADSWAARGRLYAEASLHGSLQAGYNDGWAPLCIGSHYAVRTAALRQIGGLGPELAEDHSTTLMMNAGGWRGVHALDAIAHGDGPATFADLVVQEFQWSRSLVTILLQYSRTYVPKLPLKLKFQFLFSQVWYPLFSAFMALMFALPVLALLTGHVFVGVTYPDFLLHFSPLSLVLVALALFWRRSATFRPYDAKLFGWEGIAFVLLRWPWSLAGTLAALRDHVSGSFVDFRITPKGTQAQRTLPALVLLPYVLLAGISLAAMVLAPAEGAARGFYIFAGINAVIYAALTMLIVAHHARENGLPLMPRSRDLRLVAASALTLLVAGSGEIRLHGLSSLEALSHGQDIVSFTEAKFAVAGAGLGGGKTRIVKFRFKWNGFRQQAAAGSTRVEPSA, encoded by the coding sequence ATGAACGTAGCGCCATTCGTGACCAGACAGAGAAGGGCGACGGCGCCTCGTGCTGCCAGACAGGACGCGCTCGAACCCATCTTTGCAGGCTGGAGCCGCGCCGCCTACTGGTTCGGCGTCGCCTGCTGGCTCGCCGCGCTTGCCTATTTCTGGACATGGTGGCTGCAGCCCGCCCATGTGATCTCGACGCCAGCATTCATCATCACGACGGCGACCGTTGCCTGGGTCACGCTGATCCCGGCCTATTTCATTTTCATCTTCGTCAATGCAAAGCGGATGAAGCCTTCGGCAGCCGTCCCCACGGGCCGCGTCGCCATGGTGGTGACCAAGGTGCCGTCCGAGCCCTTCGAGGTAGTGCGGAAGACATTGCTCGCCATGCTGGATCAGAAAGGCGTCGAGTTCGACATCTGGCTCGCCGACGAGGATCCGGCGGAAGAGACGAAGCGCTGGTGCGCCCGGCATGGCATCTACATTTCGACGCGCAAGGGGGTTGCCGCCTATCACGGGACTGAGTGGCCGCGCCGGACGCGCTGCAAGGAAGGCAACCTCGCTTATTTTTATGATCGCTACGGTTATGACCGCTATGATTTCGTGGCGCAGTTCGATGCCGACCATGTACCGGAGCCGACCTATCTGCAGGAAGTCATGAAGCCCTTCGCCGATCCGCGCGTCGGCTATGTCTCGGCTCCCAGCATCTGCGATGCGAATGCCGCCGACAGTTGGGCCGCAAGAGGCAGGCTTTACGCCGAGGCAAGCCTCCATGGTTCGCTTCAGGCGGGTTACAATGACGGCTGGGCCCCGCTCTGCATTGGCTCGCATTATGCCGTGCGCACCGCAGCGTTGCGTCAGATCGGCGGCCTCGGGCCGGAACTTGCCGAAGATCACTCGACGACGCTGATGATGAATGCCGGCGGATGGCGCGGCGTGCATGCGCTCGATGCGATCGCCCATGGCGACGGCCCGGCGACGTTTGCCGATCTCGTCGTCCAGGAATTCCAGTGGTCGCGGAGCCTGGTGACGATCCTGCTGCAATATTCGCGCACTTACGTGCCGAAGCTGCCGCTGAAGCTGAAGTTCCAGTTCCTGTTTTCGCAGGTCTGGTATCCGCTGTTTTCGGCGTTCATGGCGCTGATGTTCGCCTTGCCGGTCCTGGCCCTGCTGACAGGTCACGTCTTCGTCGGCGTCACCTATCCGGACTTCCTGCTGCATTTCTCGCCGCTGTCTCTGGTGCTGGTTGCGCTTGCTCTCTTCTGGAGGCGCAGTGCGACTTTCCGGCCATATGACGCCAAGCTTTTCGGCTGGGAAGGCATTGCCTTCGTTCTCCTACGCTGGCCGTGGTCGCTTGCCGGAACCCTGGCTGCTCTGCGCGATCACGTCTCCGGCTCCTTCGTCGATTTCCGCATCACGCCGAAGGGCACGCAAGCGCAGAGGACGCTGCCGGCGCTCGTTCTGCTTCCCTATGTGCTGCTGGCGGGTATTTCCCTTGCCGCGATGGTGCTGGCACCTGCCGAAGGCGCTGCCCGCGGCTTTTATATCTTCGCCGGCATCAACGCCGTGATCTATGCCGCGCTGACCATGCTGATCGTTGCGCATCACGCACGCGAGAACGGCTTGCCGCTTATGCCCCGCTCACGCGATCTAAGGCTCGTGGCGGCCAGCGCGCTGACGCTTCTTGTCGCCGGCAGCGGCGAAATCCGCCTGCACGGCCTGAGCAGTCTCGAAGCGCTGTCGCATGGCCAGGACATCGTCAGTTTCACGGAAGCAAAATTCGCAGTCGCAGGCGCCGGTCTCGGCGGCGGCAAGACGCGGATCGTCAAATTCCGCTTCAAGTGGAATGGGTTCCGGCAGCAGGCTGCCGCAGGATCAACGAGAGTGGAGCCGAGCGCGTAG
- a CDS encoding DUF995 domain-containing protein yields MKIGTRTYGAAAAVLSLVLCLPGAAAGAEAKKAPMPLSAYELYQLYRDKTWTWGAGGGRFMDEGRRFVAWTNDGGKQWVAEGRWAVDDLGQMCMRATWTNEEGPARVSTCFGHRKIGRVIYQKRQPDGNWYIFRHASARAGDEYLKLVPADTVSANADAYRQKLMARR; encoded by the coding sequence ATGAAAATAGGAACAAGAACATATGGCGCGGCGGCTGCCGTCCTTAGCCTGGTACTTTGCTTGCCGGGCGCGGCGGCGGGAGCCGAAGCGAAGAAAGCGCCGATGCCGCTCAGCGCCTACGAACTCTACCAGCTCTATCGCGACAAGACCTGGACCTGGGGCGCCGGCGGCGGCCGCTTCATGGACGAAGGGCGCCGCTTCGTCGCCTGGACGAACGACGGCGGAAAGCAATGGGTGGCCGAGGGCCGGTGGGCCGTCGACGATCTCGGACAGATGTGCATGCGCGCCACCTGGACGAACGAAGAGGGCCCGGCCCGCGTCAGCACCTGCTTCGGTCACCGCAAGATCGGCAGGGTGATCTATCAGAAGCGCCAGCCCGACGGTAACTGGTACATCTTCCGCCACGCCTCAGCGCGCGCCGGCGATGAATATCTGAAGCTCGTGCCGGCGGACACCGTCAGCGCCAATGCGGATGCCTACAGGCAGAAGCTGATGGCTCGGAGGTAA